The following nucleotide sequence is from Desulfatirhabdium butyrativorans DSM 18734.
GTGCAGCCCGGAAGCGTCACCTTGCTGGCCCTGCATGAAAAGAAGGCTGTTCCCCAGGTGATTTCGACCGACAGGCATGTTCTGCAGGGTGCATTCGAGACGGAGGATGTCCGATGGATCGATGCCACCGGAACATTGCGGGGAATATCCGCCGGGGTGAGGGATTCTGCTTATAACGTAATGATTTATCAGCCTGAAGCGATCCAGTGGACGCAAGGGGGCCGGTCTCTGTACAGGGATTTTGACCATTACTCCGTCAAACCGGTCGGCTCCCATCTGCTTCGGGTCAGGCTGAAATTCAAGGAGATGGAGAAGATTCGCTGGGAAATCCCTTTCAATCGTAATTTCGGATTGGACGCGGCATGATCGAGCAACCCTTTGCCATTCCTTCCGCCATCTTTTTCATCCTTGCCGTACCGCTCATGCTCGGGCTTGTTCCAAGGAATCGGTACTACGGCGTTCGGACAGTCCGAACACTCTCGGATGACAAGATCTGGTATCGCACCAATCGAATTGCGGGTGGG
It contains:
- a CDS encoding SdpI family protein; translation: MIEQPFAIPSAIFFILAVPLMLGLVPRNRYYGVRTVRTLSDDKIWYRTNRIAGGAVMLASIIYGAVVMVMPYHRSSSGNLGTWGVHLAAFVVPLAIGLWVAARSARGR